One part of the Sneathia vaginalis genome encodes these proteins:
- a CDS encoding DUF4093 domain-containing protein, with the protein MINIDGIVVVEGKDDKTAVSRVIQPDNIYILNGMSGANQKKIDDLKRLAKNNKIYILTDPDFAGKKIREKIKENIPTAIDIYASKYLATKKGNVGIENMSEDDILDLFQNIHEKKNNKEYIFSLNDILDNGLNNRVKRELLGDLLSIGYCNNKKLVKLLNILNISKKDFDDAVKKTNEMYIFKTKNAAIFGKFFPVHKGHVWFIKQVARYCRELYVFVCEETLRDKALNEKSKLPNLSINDRRRFLEQELKGYKNIHILKLNEDGIEPYPNGWENWTKRVYEKIKECNISLDCVFTNETQDKENYDKYFDIPAYLIDPKREGYSISSTMIRNDPTKYIEYMPNSVKKWYTKNKGR; encoded by the coding sequence TTGATTAATATAGATGGAATAGTTGTAGTAGAAGGTAAAGATGATAAAACAGCTGTAAGTCGGGTTATACAACCAGATAATATATATATATTAAATGGTATGAGTGGTGCAAATCAAAAGAAAATAGATGATTTGAAAAGACTAGCGAAGAATAACAAGATATATATATTAACAGATCCAGACTTTGCAGGTAAAAAGATAAGAGAAAAGATTAAAGAAAATATACCTACTGCAATTGATATATATGCAAGTAAGTATCTTGCAACAAAAAAAGGTAATGTTGGAATAGAGAATATGTCAGAAGATGATATATTAGACCTATTTCAAAATATACATGAAAAGAAGAATAATAAGGAATATATTTTTAGCTTAAATGATATACTAGATAATGGTTTGAATAATAGGGTGAAAAGAGAGCTATTAGGGGACTTGTTGTCTATAGGGTATTGTAACAACAAGAAATTGGTTAAGTTACTTAATATATTGAATATTTCAAAAAAAGATTTTGATGATGCAGTAAAAAAGACTAATGAAATGTATATTTTCAAGACAAAAAATGCAGCAATATTCGGTAAATTTTTCCCAGTACACAAAGGCCATGTTTGGTTCATTAAACAAGTCGCAAGATATTGTAGGGAGCTATATGTCTTTGTGTGCGAAGAAACATTAAGGGATAAGGCATTAAATGAAAAGTCAAAATTACCTAATTTAAGCATAAATGATAGAAGAAGATTTTTAGAACAAGAATTAAAGGGTTACAAAAACATACATATATTGAAGTTAAATGAAGATGGAATAGAACCATATCCCAACGGATGGGAAAATTGGACTAAAAGGGTGTATGAAAAAATTAAAGAATGTAATATATCATTAGACTGTGTATTTACAAACGAAACACAAGATAAAGAAAATTATGACAAATATTTTGATATACCAGCATACTTAATTGATCCTAAAAGAGAGGGCTATTCAATATCATCTACGATGATAAGAAATGATCCAACAAAATATATTGAATATATGCCCAATAGTGTGAAAAAGTGGTATACAAAGAATAAAGGGAGATAA
- a CDS encoding aminoacyl-histidine dipeptidase → MNIEKLYPERVFHYFLEISKIPRGSGNEKQVSDYLVDFAKKHNLFVYQDENNNVLIRKPATKGYEKYKSICIQGHMDMVCEKNKDVDFDFEKQGINVMVKDGFLTADGTTLGADNGISMGMTLAILESNEIKHPKLEILITTDEEVSMKGAENFDVTKLESEILVNIDSEEYGSIYVSSAGCSRVRTFLELENEEISLKDNIYEIEVKGLNGGHSGADIHENRANAIKILNELIRRVSVMADVRYISIDCGSKNNTIPREGVAYIVADTSIEKVREYVSLAMDSLNYQYVKTDNNMCAIVEKKEYSGQKQLTEKATRKLLRYIEGYLTGVIRFSKEIEGLVQTSLNLGIVDTKEDGSKKIVTINSLVRSGVTYEQQELCKYLVNYGEKYDSKSVIDDSCNPWEYKKDSKIRDYFARIFEEQTGKKPKIAAIHAGLECGIFSEKNPKLDVISIGPDIKNPHTPDERMSIDAVKQTYEYLLKALEEYTID, encoded by the coding sequence ATGAATATTGAAAAGCTATACCCTGAAAGAGTATTTCACTATTTCTTAGAAATTTCAAAAATACCAAGAGGATCAGGAAATGAAAAACAAGTTAGTGACTATTTAGTAGATTTTGCTAAAAAACACAATCTATTTGTTTATCAAGATGAAAACAACAATGTATTAATCAGAAAACCTGCTACAAAGGGTTATGAAAAGTACAAGTCTATTTGTATACAAGGTCATATGGACATGGTTTGTGAAAAGAATAAGGATGTAGACTTTGACTTTGAAAAACAAGGTATAAATGTCATGGTTAAAGACGGATTTTTAACTGCTGATGGTACAACACTAGGAGCAGATAATGGAATTTCTATGGGTATGACATTGGCAATACTTGAATCTAATGAAATTAAACACCCAAAATTAGAAATATTAATTACAACTGATGAAGAAGTAAGCATGAAGGGTGCAGAAAACTTTGATGTTACAAAATTAGAATCAGAAATTTTGGTGAATATAGACAGCGAAGAATATGGTTCAATTTATGTAAGCAGTGCTGGATGTTCAAGAGTTAGAACTTTCCTAGAATTAGAAAATGAAGAAATATCATTAAAAGATAATATATATGAAATAGAAGTAAAAGGTTTAAATGGTGGACATAGTGGTGCTGATATACATGAAAATAGGGCAAATGCTATTAAGATATTAAATGAGTTAATAAGAAGGGTATCTGTAATGGCAGATGTTAGATACATTAGCATAGACTGTGGAAGCAAAAACAATACTATACCAAGAGAAGGTGTGGCATATATAGTAGCAGATACAAGCATAGAAAAAGTTAGAGAATATGTTAGCCTTGCAATGGACTCATTAAATTATCAATATGTAAAGACAGATAATAATATGTGTGCCATAGTAGAAAAGAAGGAATATAGTGGGCAAAAGCAATTAACAGAAAAGGCTACTAGAAAGTTATTAAGATATATTGAAGGATATTTAACAGGAGTTATACGTTTCTCAAAAGAAATAGAAGGATTAGTTCAAACATCACTTAATTTAGGTATAGTTGACACTAAAGAAGATGGAAGCAAGAAGATTGTTACAATTAATTCATTAGTTAGAAGTGGTGTAACATATGAACAACAAGAACTATGTAAATATTTAGTAAACTATGGTGAAAAATATGACAGTAAGTCTGTAATCGACGATAGTTGTAATCCATGGGAATACAAGAAAGATTCAAAGATCAGAGACTATTTTGCAAGAATTTTTGAAGAACAAACAGGTAAGAAACCTAAAATTGCTGCAATACATGCGGGACTTGAATGTGGAATATTCTCAGAAAAGAACCCTAAATTAGATGTAATTTCTATAGGACCAGATATTAAAAATCCACATACACCAGATGAAAGAATGAGCATAGATGCAGTTAAACAAACATATGAATACTTATTAAAAGCTTTAGAGGAATATACAATTGATTAA